The segment AAGGTATCAAAATGTGTTTACTTATTATTCACTTGTATCGAAGTCCTGCGTATCTCTAGTATCTTTCTGCAcacaaaaatacaaacattTAAGTTTCAAGTGTTTGAAGAGCGGATAATAAATTGTGTTTGAagactttatatataaagtgttctttggaaaaagaaatgattcatttatatcttgaaataatatatatatatatatatatatttattaatcttattgaTAGGTGCGTCGCATGCCACAAGCACTAGCATCGGGCAAACTGAAGAGGACAACGTCCACGCCACAGATACTGGAAGCAGTCAGTCTGACACCGCTGTCAAGCTTGACACCAAAGATGACGAACGGCGTGATATCTACTACGCGCACAACCCCGACGCCGCTGCGCTTTGCCAGCGTGCCGAGCCAGAAAGGATTGATGCACAGGTTCCTGGCTACACGAGGAAAGCTCTACAAAAGCAAATCGACGAATAATGACAGCTTGAGCCCACCCATAACGCCCACTATTACACTTAATCCTCTTAGTATCAAGGCGTTCAACAGAACTTTGGAAATAGAACCGGACGACGAGCCAAAGAAGCCACCGTCGAGAAAAGGATACGTTCCTGTCGAACAGAAGATCCAAAAGGAGCTTCACGATATGAAAGAACGAGAAAACgaattaaggtaagatttttGTATAACAGAATTGAGTAAGACACAATAAACTAGTATTGTCAATATTTGGCTGCCcgaatattcgaaatataataattacatacatacaatTACACATATTGCATTGTAATTGCATtgctaatacaaaattatcgcATATAATCGCATTACATgtcaaaaataactaataaataattaattataaatttttatattactttttttacatgtaatgtaattttttatatataatacgatAATTTTATGACATAAATGACAGCACTACAATAAacttaaatcattaaaaaaaatatatatttttaaattaacttttcaaaataaaaaaaaagttatttaattattattattcacaattCTTTCATAatgtgcaatataaatttaaataataattaatttagatgatttatttaatttgcttGTGTGATAAAGGAAACATTAAGGATTTACTAAGGTAAATTGTtacgtgtaataaaaatttaaaagaatatttttacatgattATTGCAAAGTTAAAGCGATAAATAAATCTCGTTTATCTTTTAGATTGATGAGATCGCAGATGCTGGCAAAGTCTCAGCCGAATTTACTCGATATAGGGAACGATAATGACTCGGATATTTACGATGGCTCCAGTTCTCTCAGAAGTGGCGCTTCTAGTAATACTTTAAACGAGgacgaaattgaaaaagaacaTAAGGGAAAACATAAGGTAagcgatatttttcaaagaatacAACTGCATTTAATTGTTGAAACAATACAAATACGTTAATTTACAAAcaatttacaaacaaatgtaatttttatatgcttttatatatatatatatatatatatatatatatatatatatatattaataactgaatgataaaaatttttttcgcagCCTAATCCACGACGTCGTAGCACGCTTATTGCGCAATGGGAGAATCTAATAGCTGCCAAGAAAGAATCTATTGAGAATAACAATGAAAactataatagtttttaaaagtTCTGTAATTTTAAGTGCTTGTAGATGAAAAGTTGATTTTCATCTTTATTTCGTtgttatttatctaaatatttgattgtaaATTAATGATTCAGAATAACATTACGGCAAATTgtttgcaagaaaaataattttgctatgtTGAATGACTAAGTCTGATTTTCTTGTTTATCTTgtttatatagtttatttccgtttgaatatttatgcGCTAATTAGCGTTAATTAGCGTTAATTAGGATATATAATTGTAGCTACAAATTTTCAGTATTAAGTTACGACCTAaacgtaattaataatacttttactttttataaaactaaagaaaatttatttttaaaaaaatataaggcACATTTTGTTTCATCATTATTGATGAATTGTAATATGAAtgcaatatgcaaaatattctcCAATTCGTGAGAGTGACTGAAagtttttatacatatatgcggGTGTAAAGtgtttactataattattaaaaatttatttgattagcATATATGTTTATAGGTATGGAAtaaatacttaattaattgtagaaatagttataatatttgagCGATATCTGTATGTGTAAACACATAATTAACACCGCATAATATATGGAATTATCTATTACAAAATgtgcaagatttttttattcaatatttataaattagtcattttttgtcatttcaTCATACTaacattttcatcaattttaaacaattaatcaagtttgaaaatttaagaaagggtttttttaatacattttctgTCAAAATGACCGATACGTTTATTGGAATGGGCACTGAGTCGTTTGTTGTGAACCGAGAGAGAACCACATGTGTATTGCTGTCTTTCTACGTAAGTCaagttcaaaatttttgactGTAACATTcgttaatggcagattcctgagataatttggagacgaaaattttaatgctaaAATGTGGCTGCTATAGTTTTTAAACAGGAAAggtttaaatttcattaatcagCTTGTCAAAATTTCGCGCGCTTAGAGACATCGCATATCGAAATGCGAATATCGAAGCGAGATAAAAACGGtatagccgagagcacaagcttttacataaagcataacgcataagcataaggaaattgattggtctatatacactcacccgaaaaaaaagcggtacactgaaaatgtgggaaaaattcatcaaatttcaactgacgataacttcgtaaataataaagatagaaagttctataaaatatggaaatgaagctaaaaatctctactttaagaatcaatttatttcaatgttgcaaaataaatttattgaaaatggcggatgacaaagcgcgagcatgcaaaattgaaaaataatggttcgagtttgcgacggtgcacggtataaacaaaaaattgtagcttattgggatcaaaagcgtacgaaagtacagagtctcctctttaaaatgcttttttatgcatctcgatacgatgatttttcgccgagagattcgcatttgaagaaaaaggcagattcttacttcaaatgcgaatctctcagcgaaaaatcatcgtatcgagatgcataaaaaagcattttaaagaggagactctgtactttcgtacgcttttgatcccaataagctacaattttttgtttataccgtgcaccgtcgcaaactcgaaccattatttttcaatcaattgttttgcatccgaaggagatgtctgcagatcttttgcgatttctccgccctgactttttgtttatgctcgaccgcacattgcgagaagagtgcttgatttctcttgatctttttctttcgagacgcgttacttattcgtacgacttcgtcaaagtaaacaataattaatcttttcgcattgaaattattggtcaattatggcgacgataagtcctgaaaaagctgtttaagttgtagcgttaattgaagatgggagaagtcgaaggtacgttgctgaggcacttgatttatcagtgtcaaccgtgcaacgtgcttatgctaggtacttggagactaattctgtccaaagaagacctggttcgggacgtcctcgttgtacgaatgaaaacgatgaccgatttattgttttaaattcattaagagacagacatcgaacggctgttcaaattcgaaacaatttaagagatgtccgcgaatgtaatgtatccgttgacactattcgaaacagattagcggaacacggtctttttccgcgcaggccagcaaatgtaccttcgcttatgcgtcgccatcgcgtaactcgactcaattttgctgtcgagcatgcaggctggacatatgcagaatggagtaccgttctttttagcgacgaatctcgtttttgtctgtattcttcagacggacgagaacgagtataccgtcgcgttggagaacgatttgcagactgtactgtaagtgagaggcctagaagtaagaatctgcctttttcttcaaatgcgaatctctcggcgaaaaatcatcgtatcgagatgcataaaaaagcattttaaagaggagactctgtactttcgtacgcttttgatcccaataagctacaattttttgtttataccgtgcaccgtcgcaaactcgaaccattatttttcaattttgcatgctcgcgctttgtcatccgccattttcaataaatttattttgcaacattgaaataaattgattcttaaagtaaagatttttagcttcatttccatattttatagaactttctatctttattatttacgaagttatcgtcagttgaaatttgatgaatttttcccacattttcagtgtaccgcttttttttcgggtgagtgtataagcataagcaaatgcataaggaaatggaccaatcaatttccttatgcttatgcgttatgctttatgcaaaagtctgtgctccggccatatgTCTGCTCTCTTCTATAAACCGAACGCACACGGATGCATGACGTAATGATTCTCGCTTGTATGCGTGCCCCCACTGCCAAGGTTGCTCATGTTGCTCGAGACTCGAAATGACATCACTGCCTCAAAGTACATTCAATCCAACGGAAACACATGGAAGTAAAAAGTGACATTGGCGATATCATAATTTCTGTATGGATCTAGCTTGGTCCAAATAAATGGTTGGAGATGTTAGAACGACACCTAACATTACACAAAATTATGTGAGATATTTTATGgtaagatataatattactatttgACAGAGTCCTAACATTGTTTGTCAAAATTTGCTTAACATGgtttctttaagaaataaagCTTTCTTTTTGTTGCAGAAGCCCTGTCAGAAATGTATATCATTCAACTCTAAATGAACGGAAACTTCAAAATTGTGTGACAACAGTGTTAAACAGAAAATGaagagaaaatatagaaatactGGTCTTTAGAAGGAGTGGAAGCCTAATACATTACAAGACGATATTGGACAAATTCCTAATACTTCGCCCAAGATAATTAGTAATACAcaagaacaaaattttcataaaaaaaggaCTGTTTCGTCAATTTGAAGAGGAATGTTATTATAGTAACACCCGATTATCTTGTACAATGTTCACTCAAGAAAGATAAACAGGCAGACCACGATGTCGAATGGTTGGACTGCAGAATGAAAGAATCAGACTTGTATGTATTGGtatgaaaatcaattttgaaaagaagAACTCCATTAACAGTTCTAACTTAAAAGTGCACAACATAAAAGGTGATCGTTTATAGCGATCTTTTTCTTATCATAAAGATGTATGAGTTGtattttagttaaatttaagtacaatatttgtttttttttaattgtctgATTGCTtcgattatttgaattattctaGAGAGTTCTTAAaaccaatattattaattttatttgaaggtTTGTAAGAAgtttataagatttataagttttataagaTATGCATATTGTAgattaagtatatattatttctaattgatttgaaaatattggTCTTTGTAATTTCACCCAAGGTGGGGAAGaacagataaatttaaaacatataattattttgatcaggcaattataaaaagcaaatatataatttaaaaaaatcaatttctgcATTTAATTGTCTTGTAATTAATACAGAATTGagatatttatatctcatgttGCATTGATTTATTATGCAGTTACAATTGATTTAACGATTCCGACctacaaatattgaattgatGTAGAATTAGGCGATAATTGAGATTTACTTTTAACTTagaattaatctaaaattgcTCTTTTGTGAACGTACTTAGATCAATAATTGAACAATATTCTCAATTGTATTAATCAGTTCTGCAGGAATTCTATAGATATTTTACTACCTAGgcatttatatacaatttatatgtatatatatatttttccttttttattttttattctttctgttctgtaattttttgcttctatcttttattttacatggAAATGTGTGAACAATTAAGAACAAAACCGAAAAGAGGCTTTTCAAAAACTTGGCTTAGTGATGATAGATTTAAATCTTGGATACGCAAAGTATCCAATGATGATAGTCTTTTTCATTGTATCGTgtgtaataaagatttttcgtGCAGAACTAACGTTTTAAGACATGCAAATTCTGTATgtcacaaaaataatgttaaaaaaaatacatcatcaAATAATGATGTAAGTTCTAATAAAATGAAACATAGAAAAAACCAATTTCGACAGCAATGGTtagatattaaacaatttaagcCATGGCTACGCGAAGTGCCACATAACAtacattcatttttttgttcattttgtgaaaaaactATGATTGGTGGTTTATGGAACATATATAATCACGCAGAATCCAAAGGACACATTAAGATGTCTGAAGAAAATGCAAACATCAAGAAAACAAACgaaacaaatgaaaataacAACATAACGGAAAATGATGAATCACTTTTGATGTTTGAAGAGCGAAAAAAATCAGCAGAAATTCGATATGCCGCATTGATcgctgataaaaatatttcgtataaaaCGGCAACAGatattctttacttttttcaacaaataggaaaagattctaaaatgttaaaaagtatGACTATGAATcgaacaaaatgtaaaaatattatttcaaaagtgTTGTGTCCAGTTGAGACGGACTGTGTgatgaagaaagaaagaaagaaagaaagaaaaaaaattattttaaacatggAGGATAATGCAAAACATTTATCTCTCACGTCGACAGACCACTTATACACACATTGTCctaagaaaagtaattttaatctacATGCTGCAGATGTTAATGATGTAGCTGATCCCTCAACATCtaatacgtaataataatgtttaaaataaattaaatagtatttttatatgacaCAAGAAAAATAgctttgtattatttttactgaGGTGTAataagtatcttgtctgcaaatgacatcacaCTTGTAATCGAAGTTGAGAAATGACTAATACGTAATAATGACGTCAAGTTTTGAACGTAATTGTCTAATTTTGTATCcttgtaatttgcaacaattcTGTTAGATAAGatagtcataaatatttttttaagtaaaaatatgtttcttttatatcaatcaACTCTTCCCGTTACTCTATGCCAAagtattttgtgtaaaataattaagaagaaaatatattaatattttaaaatacattttataacactcttttatatacaatatgaaAAGTCTTATTAAGTATTCAGTTTTAGATCATTTTAGCATAATACCTTTGCACGTAAACGTttctagaaaaatatagattaatgTAAAGAAATACACAGAAGCTTTATTAGAAAACTGTTATTGCACACtggatatatatatgcacTTGTGCACAAAAAAAGGGTCGTCAATCCATTCTCTACTCGTTCTgcatgtaaatatttctaGCTAAGATTTGCGAATACcatttacaaaagataatatttatataaattaaataatttaatattatccatttataaaataatttttcttgttaatgtataaaattagaatacataaataaattaataatatacattacatatattaaatattcttaaagcttATTTTTGTCGCAGTTAACTcaagttaatatatttttataggaaaaatttttctactaaaattatacaatttattaacgatatataatttttatttattcagtttttatttatcagtttattcttattttatacattaatgtgaaaaattatattctatagaTACatgatgttaaatatttcattaatataaatatcatacgTTTTATGAAGGCTGtaaataaaagcatttttgCTGTTATACGCTGCTAAAGTCTTGACAGCCAAGAAACGCACAACATCGTTGCCGGCTTAGGCTTAATGGAAAGGAGAACGCAAAACATAAGTCCGCTTGCTTCTACAAACCAAAAACCGAGCGCCCACGTGACGTCAGCAGATTCGTTGCTGGATGTGATCACGGGGGTGACAGTCCGTCGCCAGGTTTTGTCAGAGAGAAGACTGAAagtggacatgcccgcatttttcgtgtttctgtgggctagcgcctctatgtgcacaaaacgtgcacattgaactacgtagccaatgtccacgaatcccgtaggtaatgtccacgatcttttgggtctcttccgtgctatgtccacaactttttggttccgatatgtgctatatctacaaagtgtcggtaatgcatacttgtaaaacatgattatgtatatcaattagatttgaaatataaatacacacgtattgtaaatacatgtattgtagcatttatttttgcatttacagtttatttagcaaaagatgagttattttcaataacctatgtaatttgaaaatgtatatttgaattattttaataaattacttctataattttgtgtgtgtgtgtgtgtgtgtgtgtgtgtgcgcgcgtgcgcgtgggtaaataaaatgttgcatttttgtcaatatttaaaaagatgataaactcttatagatatttcatacagtaatgaccaataacttattttgaatattaaaagccaGAGTTGGGCGTttacacgtaaactataatagatGCAAAAATACTCGCATATTAAATACGAATGCAAGCTAAACagtaaaaacaatctttttatctataatttgagAAGACTATAGTTATGAACCGTCGCAAGAAAGTATGCAAATTGTAATCTTGAATTTTAGAGtacaatttacgaaaaattacaacataatgtaaaatgaacaaaaatatacatttttaattaacaatctaacacatataaaggaaaggCTCAAATGATAGCtatcacataatataatagaaagcattgagagccgtcgcgggatgttagtgcggaattttaattttttttagagaaattaatttattagtctacgtgagacagttaactTTGTACACCAATTTCTGGTttgagatacttaaagtgtatgaaaattttagtacattgttcttacatatggagaatcagtatgtactgataggaattattagaaagaaaggaagagagaaaaaatatcagggcgcgagtggctaagccgggaaagCTTcccgccctgatattttttctctcttcctttctttctaataattcctatcagtacatactgattctccatatgtgagaacaa is part of the Linepithema humile isolate Giens D197 chromosome 3, Lhum_UNIL_v1.0, whole genome shotgun sequence genome and harbors:
- the mdu gene encoding uncharacterized protein mdu → MEAEHRLEQLRRATDRIQREIEEVTEREHELRNVGSIKTTSHETVDSKVRRMPQALASGKLKRTTSTPQILEAVSLTPLSSLTPKMTNGVISTTRTTPTPLRFASVPSQKGLMHRFLATRGKLYKSKSTNNDSLSPPITPTITLNPLSIKAFNRTLEIEPDDEPKKPPSRKGYVPVEQKIQKELHDMKERENELRLMRSQMLAKSQPNLLDIGNDNDSDIYDGSSSLRSGASSNTLNEDEIEKEHKGKHKPNPRRRSTLIAQWENLIAAKKESIENNNENYNSF